The Rhizophagus irregularis chromosome 27, complete sequence DNA window CCCTTATGTTTAACAACAAAACATAAACCTGTAACATCTTTAACGGATGTTAATGAGAAAGGGAAATCACATTGGAAAGGAGAAGCACCTGGTGGGTTAATATGGATTTGGGAAGCAATTTCTTCGGTAAGATCATGGACTTTAGTTTCTTTGTCATCTTCCAAGAAGAATGAATATTCATTGACGTCAGGACTTTCCAAACCAGTATTAAATTGTCCCATAACCCGACATTTGTTTCCAGGAATATTAGTCCAGGTAAATCGTCCAGTGACCTTATCACCGAAATCACAGTAAGCGACGGCTCCAGTTCCAGAGAATCGTTTTTCTAATGGAACCAATGGAGTGGATTGAGTTAATCCTACAAAGATCAAACTAACCAAAGCAAAAATAGCAATAATGAAGGAGGTTTTCGACATTTTGTAAGGTAAATTTGATTGTGTGATTTGAAGTTTATTTAGGTTTTAGagtgaatttttttctttttttctttttttgaaaagaaagtTGGAAAAATAGGAACGCAATTTGttgtttcttttatatttgttgAAAGGATATTAATAaacgtaaataaattaatacccGTTAATTGATCAGTAGGCTGTGTTTAGCCTtaacgtttaaaaaaaaaaattcgccaCACTTAGATCTTTTGgctttgaaataataaattttttcttttcttttcttttaatttaaaattaattttatgatatttttatccctataaatgatttttaggctttgaaatttcaattattaacccttaaaaattaatttatcgaTAATCTTTTAAAGCCACtcttttgatattattaatcaaattattattcgtTTAATTGggttcatattttttttttttattccggAAAATCAAATTAAGACTTTACcgtttttaatcaatttaaatgaaatattgaatacgcgtaatttcaataaagttgatatatattattataattatttcattataattatattgttataaatatttcgCGCTAATagattaaagaatttattaaaatcaatttttttttttaatggctTATAATAACCGAAATACGTTccgtttaataatttaattatttaacaagCCAATTATGGCTTGTTGACAAAAATATATGATTGAAAAAGATCAATCGAACAAGGGCTTTGTTCAATTGATCCAGACCTAAATAGAAATTAGCCatgaatatcaaaaaaaagtcaaatatCAAATTAGAAAATAAGCCTTTCCCGTTAATAAAATCGGATGTTTATATGTTGTGGCGTAAAACCTTTTGATCAAATAGaacgaatttttcttttaatgagaaaaagtataaaaaaaggcttagtataaacaaattttgtgATCTGAAATTGactaaataaactaaataagcAATTTAAGCCTCGTGTTGCACAGCCCAACATGTTAACGAatgactttaaaaaaaaaaaccaggtATAATCGTAATCACCCTTCTCTAATGAGTCttgagataaaaaaaacaattgaaaagaaaaatattattgtatgAATATCACGGTAAATGCGGTTGTGCGCTAACGTACGCGCAAATTAAGTGCAATTGTAAAGATCAGCCCATAACCGTTGCTAGTATAACGAAACATAGCATCAAAAGAAGgcatattcctttttttagagGCTTTGCTTTACATCATTCGTTCGTCATAGTCatcgataatttttattttattttttttttcaatcaagAAAATTAATCTGAatcgaataaaaattaataaaaacaataaaaattaaaatacaataaaacaaattaatttcgAATAAAACATTCGTCGtgaaataaactaatttttttagggACATTTTATTGGGTGTTCCGGTAaacgtattttattatttacgttCCCTTAGAAATTGGTGCATTTTCAACCGGGTACGACGGAAACATGTCATGTATAGAGGCCTATGTATGTCTGTATAGTGATCAACGTACGGTATGTATGGTCATTTTTACCATACTGTAGGGTGGGGTGGTGTATACTGTAGGTGATGTATACCGGACGTTGCCATACATTGACCACTATACGTTGGGGTGGTCAGTCAACTAAGTAAATCAAAACTATATGTGGTACcatataaaaacttattatcgaatttttttgtgaaacaaAAATGTCGATCCttgattatgtaataattaagGTATCTTTATCGTAAATTGTAGcaataatatactaaataaatatctaagcagtaatattatattatcaatgcaataaaattaaaaacatttgtAACAGTAATgttaacataataatttattgaaaagttCTGAAGCAATCCCAGATCCAAATTGTTGTAATTGAATTTCTTGAAGGGGAATTTTCTTTGTTGCATTTCTCTTTGCTCTTATTTCGTTTAATCCATctgaataattttctttagcAATTTTATTTGAGGATAATTGAAGTTTTGATTGCTTTAATGATAGTGTCATGTTTGGATGTGGTTTTAAGtctaatttgttaaaaagacCTTCTACCTGCTGTTggtgaattataataaaataaatccgAGTCTTaacaaaatcatataaatctggaaaattgtaaataaatgatttttcatCAATACAGAATTGTTCAAACTCTCTGAGAAAATTACTATTTTCTAACAGCAATTCATTTAAACCAAAGTCATTGgttattccattttttaaatcattttctaGTTCTTCTGCATACCACAGCTCTAAATCTGTTGGTGGTTTAATCCAAGGTTTTTCTAAAACCACATGATGAAAACTAGAAGCAAAGGATTTACCATTATCCCCACCAAGATGACAAATAACCAATGGCAGATGAAGCCAAGATAAAAACCATTTTTCAAAATGCTCTAATGCTTTGTTAATtcctttttctaaattatcaaAGAATACACCAAATTCTTCACTAGATAAGGCATCCACTGCTCCTGATAGCTCATCAGCAAAAAACATTTCAAAA harbors:
- a CDS encoding uncharacterized protein (SECRETED:cutsite_TQS-TP; SECRETED:prob_0.8285); SECRETED:SignalP(1-24), with the protein product MSKTSFIIAIFALVSLIFVGLTQSTPLVPLEKRFSGTGAVAYCDFGDKVTGRFTWTNIPGNKCRVMGQFNTGLESPDVNEYSFFLEDDKETKVHDLTEEIASQIHINPPGASPFQCDFPFSLTSVKDVTGLCFVVKHKGTTLSKGIIVGV